Within Azoarcus sp. DD4, the genomic segment CCCTTGCCGCGCCGGCGCCTTCGGGCTGGTATCAGATTTGCAACGGGCGAGGCATGAACCTCGCTGCCCAACGCCCGCCCCATACCGACGCCCCCGCCGACCGCCCGCCAGCGCAGGCGAGCACCGGCGGCATCGAACTATCGCCCGCCCTCGTCGTCCGCCTTTACCACCGCCGCACCAAGCACCGCTTCCAGGCCTATGCGGTGGGTCCGGGCGTGCTCGACTGGGATGCCCAGCCCGCTGCGTTCCGCCACTATGAAGGGGCCAGCGCCGTCGCGCTGCCGCTGATCGACGAGCTCGACGCCGACGCGCCGCTGCGCCAGGCGCTGGTGTCGCCCTTCGCCTCGCTGCCGCTTCCTCCCCCGGCCCAGCCGGTCGGGCTTGCCAGTCTGGGCGCCCTGTTCCAGTTATCACTTGGCGTCACGGCGTGGAAGACGCTGGGTCCGGACCGCTGGGCGGTCCGCGCCAACCCGTCCAGCGGCAACCTGCATCCGGTCGAAGCCTGGATCGTCAGCCACGCCGTGCCGGGCCTCGCCGATGGCGTGCACCACTACCGGCCGGAAGACCACGCCCTCGAATGCCGCGCCTCGGACCGGGCCGCCGCGCCCGGCAGCGCACCGCGCCTGCAGATCGCACTGTCCAGCGCCATGTGGCGCGAAGCCTGGAAGTACGGCGAACGCGCCTTCCGCTACTGCCAGCTCGACGTCGGCCACGCCGTCGGCGCCTTGCGCTACGCCTGCGCGATGCTCGGCTGGCGCATGCTCGAACAGCGCCAGATCGGCACCGCCAGCCTCGCCGGCCGCCTGGGCCTGGACCGCAGCGCGGACTTCCCTGCACGCAAGTACCCCGAGACCGAGCTCGAGGAGGCCGAAATCCTCTTCACCCTGGAACCGCTGGACGCGCCCGCTTCGCCGGCGCTGCTGCCGGCCGCGCTGCGCGCCGATACCGCCGCGGCGCAGTGGCACGGCACCGCCAGCATGCTCGACCCGCGGCCGATGTTCCGCTGGCCCATCATCGGCGAAGTCGCCGTCGCCACCCGCCGTGCCGACGACGACGCCCCCCGTCAGTCGCGCCTGCAGTCCGTGCCCTGCTCGCGCCCGGTGGCGACGCCGGGCGGCGAGCGCGGCGGGGCAGAACTGGTGCTCGGCCGCCGCAGCGCGCAGCGCTTCACCCCGGAATACGTGATGCCGCGCAGCCACTTCGCCAGCCTGCTGCGCGCCCTCGAGCCGCGTGCCGGCCTGCCCTGGGACGCGCTGCAGGAGCACAGGCGCATCACCCCGGTACTCTTCATCCACCGCGTGGAGGGCATGGAACCCGGCCTCTACGTCTATAGCCGCGACAGCGCCGCAGCCGCGCCGCTGCTGGCGCGCCTGCAGCAGCCCTTCTCGCCGCGCCGCGTAGACAAGCTGGGCGAGGACATCGACCTGCGCTTCCTGCAGGGATTCGAGCCGGTTCAGCTGCACCGGCTGGCGCGCAGCCTGCACTGCCACCAGGACATCGCCTCCACCGCCTGCCTCGCGCTTGGCATGATCGCGCCCTTCGACGGCGTCATCGCCGAGGACGCCGCAGCCTACCGCGACCTCTACCGCGAAGCCGGCCTGCTCGGCCAGGTCCTCTACCTGCAGGCCGAGGCGCTCGGCCTGCGCGGCACCGGCATCGGCTGCTTCTTCGACGACCCGGTGCACGAATTGCTGGGCCTGGACGGCGAAGTGTTCCAGACGCTCTACCACTTCACCATCGGCAAGGCGGTGGACGATCGGCGCATCGAATCCACCCCCGCCTATGCCAAGCGCCCCACCCCCGGCAGCGCCGGCTGAACGCCCATCGACGAGACCGCGACCATGACGCAGACCGCCTCCCCCTCCCCGGTCACCAGCCGCAGCGACCGCCGCATCTCCGCTGACGACGCCGCCGACCTCTACCTGCGCCACCGCGACGGCATCCTGCCGGCGCTGGCAGTGTTCGACGTGCGCGACCCGGCCCGCTACGGCACCAGCCGCATCCCCGGCGCCGACCATCTCACCGAGTCGGGCTTCATGGGTGTGGCGCGCCGCCTGCCCAAGACCACTCCTGTGCTGGTCTATTGCTACCACGGCAACGCCAGCCAGACTTACGCGCAGATGTTTGCCGACTTCCGCTTCGCCGAGGTCTACAGCGTCGATGGCGGCTATGAGGTGTTCGCCGCAGCACTCGCCAAACTGGAGGCGAGCCGCAGCGGCGCCCCGCGGCACAGCGTCGCGCCCAGCCCTGCGCTGACGGAGTTCCTGGCACATCACGGCTTCGACGCGGACGACCTCGACGCCACCCGCGAACACGGCCTCACGCCGCTGATGCGCGCCTCGCTCGAAGGCCGCGCCGACATCGTCGAAGAGCTGCTGGCCCATGGCGTGTCGATCGCCCGTCGCAACATGGACGGCAACAACGCGTTGTGGCTGGCCTGCGTGTCGAGCAATGCCCAGGTGGTACGCCAACTCGTCGCCGCCGGCATCGACGTCGACAACCGCAACGACATGGGTGCCACCTGCCTGATGTACACCGCTTCGGCCGGCAAGGCCGACATGGTGGCACTGCTCCTCGAATGCGGTGCCGATCCGTCCATCCCCAACTTCGACGATGCGCGCGCGGTGGACCTGGCCGCCACGCTCGCATGCCTCAAGCTGCTCCGCCACACCGCCCGCTGAGGCTCCCATGCCCACCACCAGACAGCCCGTCAAGTACCGCTCGCTGCTCGCCCTGCTCGACGCCCTGGCCGAGCTGATCGACAACGGCCGACTCGCCGTAAGCGACGGCTGGCACGACAACGAACAGGCAATCCGCTTCCATCAGCCCGGCGAACCCAAGCTCGGTGCCTACGTCTTCATCTACGGTCAGGCCCAGGGCCACTACGGCGTGGAACTCGACTTTCCCGAACTCGCCGACATCGCCACCGCCAACGTGCCGCTGTACCGGGAAGACCTCAGCCTGGAGCAACTGCTCACCGTGATCCGCACCCATTTCAACCTGCCGGGGTACGCATGAGCGCTTCCGCCCGGCCGCCCGAAGGCTGCGCTCCCTCACTCCGGAAGAATGTCGCGCAGCGACACGAGGGTAGTCCGATGAAGCGCCGCCTCCCGTCCTGTCCACCGGTCCGCACGCGCGCCTGTCCGGGCAACGCGTAGCGGACCCAGTCTTTCCCTGAAACGCAACGGAGCACACCATGGCAAAAATCGGCATCTTCTTCGGCAGCGACACCGGCCGCACCCGCAAGGTCGCGAAGTACATCGCCAAGCAGCTGGGCGAACTGGCCGCCGACCCGGTCAATGTGAACAAGGCCACGGTCGACGACTTCCTGTCCTACGACGCACTCATCATCGGCACCCCGACGCTGGGCGAAGGCGAACTGCCCGGCATCGAGTCCGGCGCGCAGAACGAAAGCTGGGCCGAATTCCTGCCGCAGCTCGACGGCGCCGACATGAGCGGCAAGGTGGTCGCCATCTACGGTCTCGGCGACCAGGACAAGTACGGCAACGAATTCTGCGATGCGATGAGCTTCCTCTACGACACCGTCACCACCTGCGGCGCCACCGTGGTCGGCCCCTGGCCCACCGAAGGCTACGACTTCAAGGTCTCGCAAGCGGTCATCGACGGCCAGTTCGTCGGCCTCGCCCTCGATAACGACAACCAGGCCAATCTCACCGACGAGCGTGTGAACACCTGGCTGGAGCAGATCAAGCCGGCGCTGCTCGCGGCCTGAGTCAGCCCTCGAACCACCGGCGCAGCCCCCACCCGCGGGCTGCGCCGCCATTTCGCAGCGCGTTATCATGCCCCCATCGAGGATATCCCGGATGGATTGCGCCATGACTGACCGCAGCGCCAGCTGGAGCCCTGCCAGCGAATTCCGCCTCACCCGCCTGGCCGACGACATCTGGATCGCCCGCCAGCCGCTGGTGTTCTACGGTTTTCGCATGACGACGTGCATGACCGTGTGCCGGCTCGGCAACGGTACGCTCTGGGTGCATTCGCCGATCGCGCCGACGCCCGAACTGCTCGCCGAACTCGCGCCGCTCGGCAGCGTGCGCCACATCGTCGCCCCCAATCGCCTGCATCACCTCCACGCGCTGGACTTCCTCGCCGCAAGTCCGGGCGCCACGCTATACGTCGCCCCCGGCCTTGCGGACAAGAACCCCGCCTTCGCCAGCCATCCACCGGTTCCACCGCGCGCGGCGCCGTGGGCTGCGGATATCGACTCGGTGTTCATCGAGGGCAACAGCGAACTCAACGAAACCGTATTTTTCCACCAGCCCAGCCGCAGCCTCGTCATCACCGACCTCGCGGTGCACATCGGCCCGTGGGACTCCTTCGGGACGCGAACCTACGCACGGCTGAACGGCTTCTACGACCGCTTCGGCCTATCCTTCCTGCTCAAGCGCTTCTTCCGCGACCGCGACGCGGCACGGGCCTCGCTGCAACGCGTCCTTGCCTGGGACTTCGAGCGTATCGTGCCTGCACACGGACCGGTGATCGCGGCCGACGCCCGCAGCCGCCTCGAGTCCGCCTTCGCCTGGCTACGCTAGGCTCTTCGACCGAACCGCCAACGGCACATGCCCGCCAGCCAGATCGCGGACACGGGCGGAGCAACACCCACCCCGTCAGCGCGCGCCTGTCGCAGCTTTGCCCCGCCGACCGTGCGCCCGGTTCTTGCTTTCCTCGAACACACACCTCCCACGCCAGGACACAGCGTGCAATGACCACCTACAAAGGCATAGAGATCGACTCCCGTCTTTGCCCGCTCATCCGTCACATGGCGCATGTCGAGGAATACCGCGAAATGCTGCAGCGCCTGCAGGCCGTATGGGACAACCTCGCCCTGCTGGGCCAGCTCTCGGGCATTGCCACCGACATGAACAGTACCCGCCAGGCGTTTTCCCAACTGACGGCTACCCTGCTCGACAACCTGGGCATGGAAACCCGCCGCAAGGTCGTGCTCGAAATGAGGTCTCGCGCGCAGGTCGCGGTGGACATCCTGGTGCGCAACCTCTTCGAACGCACCGCCGACATCGGCTTCCTGGCAATCGATGACGAGTTGCGCCGCTACGCCGGCAAAGCCTCGTCACCCCAGGGGGCAGACCCTGCCGAGCACGCTGCCATCGTCGAACGCTTCCAGGCCTACGTCGAGAAGTACTCCGTCTACCACGACATCGTGCTGCTCGACACCGGCGGCCGGGTGCTCGCCCGTCTCGACCAGACACAGGCGCTCGAACACTCCAACGATCCGCT encodes:
- a CDS encoding nitroreductase family protein; the protein is MNLAAQRPPHTDAPADRPPAQASTGGIELSPALVVRLYHRRTKHRFQAYAVGPGVLDWDAQPAAFRHYEGASAVALPLIDELDADAPLRQALVSPFASLPLPPPAQPVGLASLGALFQLSLGVTAWKTLGPDRWAVRANPSSGNLHPVEAWIVSHAVPGLADGVHHYRPEDHALECRASDRAAAPGSAPRLQIALSSAMWREAWKYGERAFRYCQLDVGHAVGALRYACAMLGWRMLEQRQIGTASLAGRLGLDRSADFPARKYPETELEEAEILFTLEPLDAPASPALLPAALRADTAAAQWHGTASMLDPRPMFRWPIIGEVAVATRRADDDAPRQSRLQSVPCSRPVATPGGERGGAELVLGRRSAQRFTPEYVMPRSHFASLLRALEPRAGLPWDALQEHRRITPVLFIHRVEGMEPGLYVYSRDSAAAAPLLARLQQPFSPRRVDKLGEDIDLRFLQGFEPVQLHRLARSLHCHQDIASTACLALGMIAPFDGVIAEDAAAYRDLYREAGLLGQVLYLQAEALGLRGTGIGCFFDDPVHELLGLDGEVFQTLYHFTIGKAVDDRRIESTPAYAKRPTPGSAG
- a CDS encoding ankyrin repeat domain-containing protein, encoding MTQTASPSPVTSRSDRRISADDAADLYLRHRDGILPALAVFDVRDPARYGTSRIPGADHLTESGFMGVARRLPKTTPVLVYCYHGNASQTYAQMFADFRFAEVYSVDGGYEVFAAALAKLEASRSGAPRHSVAPSPALTEFLAHHGFDADDLDATREHGLTPLMRASLEGRADIVEELLAHGVSIARRNMDGNNALWLACVSSNAQVVRQLVAAGIDVDNRNDMGATCLMYTASAGKADMVALLLECGADPSIPNFDDARAVDLAATLACLKLLRHTAR
- a CDS encoding flavodoxin, which encodes MAKIGIFFGSDTGRTRKVAKYIAKQLGELAADPVNVNKATVDDFLSYDALIIGTPTLGEGELPGIESGAQNESWAEFLPQLDGADMSGKVVAIYGLGDQDKYGNEFCDAMSFLYDTVTTCGATVVGPWPTEGYDFKVSQAVIDGQFVGLALDNDNQANLTDERVNTWLEQIKPALLAA
- a CDS encoding DUF4336 domain-containing protein, which produces MTDRSASWSPASEFRLTRLADDIWIARQPLVFYGFRMTTCMTVCRLGNGTLWVHSPIAPTPELLAELAPLGSVRHIVAPNRLHHLHALDFLAASPGATLYVAPGLADKNPAFASHPPVPPRAAPWAADIDSVFIEGNSELNETVFFHQPSRSLVITDLAVHIGPWDSFGTRTYARLNGFYDRFGLSFLLKRFFRDRDAARASLQRVLAWDFERIVPAHGPVIAADARSRLESAFAWLR